The Psychroflexus sp. ALD_RP9 region AGCAAATCGTTGTAGTGGTCACTACACAAAACTAAAACTCTTCGGTCTCCTGGTATTTTTTGTCCATCAAAGGCACGTTTTAACTTTAAAATATCTTTTAAAGTCATTTTTTTACGCCCTGTACCATCGTCTTCACCGGTTGTGGTTACTATGGGTGTTTTGGCGGTTTCGCTAGCAGGCGTTAAAGCGTGTAATGCTTTATTGTGCTTAACACGCATAATGGCATTACGGTGTTTTTCTTGCACCAATCTAATTTTATCGTAAGCAATGTACTCTAACTCATCATCGGTGACTTTGGTCGCTTTAGTTTTGTAACTATCTAAACTAATAGGAATATCGCCATCGGTTTGCCTTTCAAAGCCAATTGGGTAAGTGGTGTTATTAATGAGCACCTCAGGATCTGCACCCACATCTACTAAGTGAATAATTTCATTTTCACCACGTGTAGCAGTTACAAATCTACTTTCGTCTGGTATTTCATTTAAAAAGGAAGCTTCTTCTGTAGCTCTAAAATCTTGCACCAGGACATCTGTCCAAATTTGCTGATTTAAACCACTCATAAGGCTAGCTTGGGCTAAATTAGTTTTGGTAACTAACTGCACTCCAGTGCCCAATGCAAAAATTCCACTTCCTAAGGCAAAGGAATTTATACCGGTTACAGAACCTAACAATACACCTGCTATAATAGCAAGCAGTAGGTTCATTAAAACTGCTGTAAACTTAATCTTTCTTACTGTTTTCATCTTTATTTATTGTATTTCTGGTTAAACAACTCTTCCCAAGCTTCTGGGTTTTTTGAAGCTAAAACTTCTAAACCTCTAGGGTCTTCTTTTTGCCACTTGTCCCAATCCCAATCTGCACGCGCAGCATCACCAGGTTTAGCACTTTGAATCATACTACCAATGCCTAGAGACTGTTGAGTTGGTTTAGTGCTTTCTAAAACTGCTTGTAAAGCTTCTAAACCAGAAGTTTTACCGATGTTCATAAAGACTTGCTTTTTATCATCGTCTAGCTTGTTTTGTTTAGCATAGGCTTCTACAAGTGTTTTTACTTGACCTTCTTTATGGTCATTGAGCTTTTGTTCTGCTTTAGCTAAAGATGCTTCAGCATTGGCTTTACCAGTTTCAAGTTCATTAAACTTTTCTTGTAAAGCTTCCATTACTGCCGTGTCTGAACTATCAGCAGATACCGCCGATAAGGCAAAGGCGGTAATGATCATTTGTTTCATATTAATTTGACTTTTTTGATTGATACTCTTTTTTGTAATTAATTGTGCATAAGCGTTGTAAACTTCTACAGCGCCTAAAGCATTGGGTTGATCTATTTTAATTTTAGGCTCTACACGTGCTTCTATAATTTCAGAAACAATACCTAAACTTTTGGCTTCATCAGCATCTAGCCAATTGTCCCCATCCATGTAAGATTCTGCTTTAGACTTACTTAAACCCGTGCGTTCAACTAGTTTTTTTACAAAGTTGTTTTGCATCATTTGTAAAAGCTTTGCCTGTTTTTTTAAATCTTTTGCAGTTCCACCGCCTCCAGATCTAGGAGCGTGAATCATGATATAGCCATTTTCTACAATTCTTACTTCTGGTGTAGCCATCAGTAAAAATGCGCCCATTGATGCTGCCAAGCCTTCTACCTCAAGTATTATTTTAGATTTAGATTTATTGATGGCATTATATATTAAGTTACCGTCTATAACAGAACCTCCATAAGTATGTAAGCCTATAGTAATTTCATCAAAATTGCGTTGTAAGCGCTCAAAATGATACATGAATTCAACACCATCACCAGGCCAGATATTACCGTATGCTTTTAAGGTGTTTTCTTGGGTAGAAAAAATCATTAGTTTGCTAATTTTAAAACAAACATAAAGCGAAGTATCTAGCCTAAAAAGATTGCTTGCAAGGCTTGCAACATTTTAATAAACAGAAACTTAACTTTTACATCTTTGTATTAAATGTGTGCATTTAATGAGTAGTAAAACAGCAAAAAGCAAGTTAAAAAGTTTAGCCGAACGCATGTTTATTGAAGATGGTATGACAGCTAAAGCCGTTGCTGAAACCATTGGCGTTACTGAAAAAACCATCGGTAGTTGGCGAAGAATCGGCAACTGGGATGATAAGAGAGCTCAGTTTCTAGCAACCCCACACAACATTAAACGCCAAATTGCTAATGAACTTAGTAGTTTAGTTAATGGTGAGAAATCTACACTTGAAATGAAAGCCATTAATGATGCTATCAAGGCTTTACAATCTATGAGCAATGAAACCTCTACCGAAGTTGTATTTACTGTTTTTAGAGAGTTTGACAACTGGATGGCAGATCAAGACCCTGATATGGCTACTCAGTTTTTAGAATGGCACAAACTATTTTTATTACATAAAGCCCAACAAGAAACCTAATGAGCAAGTTAAAACTCAATAAAACATTAGAAAAAATGCTCCGTAATTACGATGAGCATTGCCGTTCTATTGAGCAAATTACACATGTTAATAACAATGAAAGCCCAGCTGAACGACGTAAAATTCGTTTACAACTAGAGAAAAACTATATCGATTGGTTTGAAGCTATGTTTCCGCAATATGCCAACGTAAAAAGCGCATGGTTTCATAAAAAGCTGGCTAAAATCATTATTAAAAATGATGTAGTTAGTGTATTAGCAGAAATTTACAGGTCTGGTGCCAAGTCTGTACATTTAGATTTAGGCATTCCGATGTATTTATATGTTACCAAAAGGCTTCACTTTATGCTGTTGGTTGGCCAAACTG contains the following coding sequences:
- a CDS encoding Clp protease ClpP, with protein sequence MIFSTQENTLKAYGNIWPGDGVEFMYHFERLQRNFDEITIGLHTYGGSVIDGNLIYNAINKSKSKIILEVEGLAASMGAFLLMATPEVRIVENGYIMIHAPRSGGGGTAKDLKKQAKLLQMMQNNFVKKLVERTGLSKSKAESYMDGDNWLDADEAKSLGIVSEIIEARVEPKIKIDQPNALGAVEVYNAYAQLITKKSINQKSQINMKQMIITAFALSAVSADSSDTAVMEALQEKFNELETGKANAEASLAKAEQKLNDHKEGQVKTLVEAYAKQNKLDDDKKQVFMNIGKTSGLEALQAVLESTKPTQQSLGIGSMIQSAKPGDAARADWDWDKWQKEDPRGLEVLASKNPEAWEELFNQKYNK
- a CDS encoding phage terminase small subunit-related protein, giving the protein MSSKTAKSKLKSLAERMFIEDGMTAKAVAETIGVTEKTIGSWRRIGNWDDKRAQFLATPHNIKRQIANELSSLVNGEKSTLEMKAINDAIKALQSMSNETSTEVVFTVFREFDNWMADQDPDMATQFLEWHKLFLLHKAQQET